CGCCGAGCCGGGCGTACTGTTCGTCGACCGCATCAACGACATGAACAACCTGCACTGGTGCGAGCGCATCACCGCCACCAATCCCTGCGGAGAGGTGCCGCTGCCGCCGTATGGTGCCTGCAATCTGGGCTCGGTCAATCTCACCCGCTTCGTGCAAGCGCCGTTCAGCGCGCAGGCCGGGCTGGACTGGGAGGGGCTGCGCCAGACCACGGCCATGGCCGTGCGCCTGCTCGACAACATCATCGACCTGTCACGCTTTCCGTTGCCACAGCAGCAGGCGGTGGAGCGAGGCAACCGGCGCATCGGCCTCGGCCTGACCGGCCTGGCGGATACCCTCATCATGCTCGGCCTGAGCTATGGCGAGGCCGGGGCCCGCGAACTGGCGGCAAGGGTGATGGAAACGATCTGTCACACCGCTTACCGGACTTCCATCGAACTGGCCGCGGAAAAGGGGGCCTTCCCCCTGTTCGAGGCCGAGCCCTACCTCGCCAGCCGCTTCGTGCGTGCCCTGCCCGAAAACATCCGCCAGGGCATCGCCGCCCAGGGCATCCGCAACAGCCATCTCACGGCCATTGCGCCCACGGGCACCATCAGCCTGCTGGCCAACAATGTCTCCAGTGGCCTGGAGCCGGTGTTCGATTTCCATTACCGGCGCAAGGTGCTGCAGCTCGACGGCAGCTACCGCGAGTACGAACTCGAGGACTTCGCGCTGCGCACCTGGCGTGATCTGCACGGTGACGAGCCCTTGCCCGGGGCCTTCGTCGATGCCCGCAGCCTGCCGCCCGACGCGCACCTGCAGATGCAGGCGGCCCTGCAGCCGCATGTGGACAACGCGATTTCCAAGACCATCAACGTCCCGGCGCTCTATCCGCTGGATGCGTTCAAGGGTATCTATCGCAAGGCCTGGAAGCTGGGGCTCAAGGGCTGCACCACCTTCCGCCCGAACCCCGTTACCGGCGAGGTGCTGAGCGCGCCGGAAAAACAGGCGTCGCATTGTTGCAGCATCGAGCGAGAGGCGGACTGAGAAAGTTCAAGGTGCGTGCGCCGAGACTGGAATGGCCACCTGCGGTATGCTGGGCGCTGGTGCGTATCCGAGGCCAACTGTCGTGGTTCGACGCTGGTTTTTCATCATCTCCTCGCTGCTGGTGCTGCTGATCGCGGGGCTGGGCCTGGCCTGGCCGGGCGCCTGGTGGGCCATGGCGGTGATCGGGCCGCTGATCGCGCTGGGCATCCGCGACTCCCTGCAGACGCGCCACACCCTGCTGCGCAACTTCCCGGTCATCGGTCATGGCCGCTATTTCATGGAGATGATCCGCCCGGAGGTTCAGCAGTACTTCATCGAGTCCAACATCGATGCCTTTCCCATCGAGCGCGAATTCCGCGCAGTTGTGTACCGGCGCGCCAAGGGGCAGCTCGACACCACGCCCTTCGGTACCCAGCGCGATGTCTATCGCATCGGCTACGAGTGGGCGAGCCACTCGCTGGCCGCGCGGCCAGCCCCGGGCGAGGCGCCACGGGTGGTCATCGGCGGCCCGGACTGTAAACGCCCCTACAATGCTTCCCTGCTCAACATCTCCGCGATGAGCTTCGGGGCGCTGTCGAAAAACGCGGTGCTGGCGTTGAATCGCGCCGCGGCCCGGGGCGGCTTTGCCCACAATACCGGCGAGGGCGGCATTTCTCCCTACCATCTGGAGCCGGGCGGCGACCTGATCTGGCAGATCGGCACCGGCTACTTCGGCTGCCGCACCGCCGACGGTCGCTTCGACCCGCAGAAGTTCCAGGAGCAGGCTGCGCAGGAGAGCGTGCGCATGATCGAGCTCAAGCTGTCCCAGGGGGCCAAGCCCGGCCACGGGGGTGTGCTGCCCGGGGTCAAGGTGACCGAGGAGATCGCGCGCATCCGTGGCCTGGAGCCGGGGAGGACGGTGTTCTCGCCACCGGCTCACAGCGCCTTCGGCAACCCCATAGAGATGATGGAGTTCGTCGCCGAGCTGCGCCGCCTTTCCGGCGGCAAGCCGGTGGGCTTCAAGCTCTGTGTTGGGCGCCGCGAGGACTTTTTCGCCATCTGCAAGGCCATGCTGGAAACCGGAATAAAGCCCGATTTCATTACCGTGGACGGCGGTGAGGGCGGTACCGGAGCGGCGCCACTGGAGTTTGCCAATTCGGTGGGGATGCCGGCGCGCGATGCCTGGCTGTTCGTGCACAGCGCGCTGCGCGGCGCGGGGCTGCGGGACGACATTCGCCTGATCGCCTCCGGCAAGATTCTGAGCGGCTTTCATGTGGTGCGGGCGCTGGCACTGGGCGCCGACGTCTGCGCCTCGGCCCGCGGCATGATGCTGGCGCTGGGCTGCATCCAGTCGCTGCGCTGCAACACCAACCACTGTCCTACGGGTATCACCACCCAGGATCCCGCCCTGTATTACGGTCTGGATGTGACCGACAAGGCAGAGCGGGTGGCGCGCTTCCATGCGGCCACGCTGCACAGCGTCATGGAGATTGTCGGCGCCATGGGCCTGGATCGGCCCTGTGAACTGATGCCGCGGCACATCTTCCGTCGCGTCGACGACCTGCGGGTCAGCTCGCTGGATGAACTCTACGAGGTGCTGGAGCCTGGTCAGCTGGTGTCGGGTGAACAACTTCCTGCCGATATGCGCCAGGCCTGGTTCGAGAGCCGGGCCGACCGGTGGCCCAGCTAGCCCGGATATTCCCCCAGGGCGGAAGTGCGTCCCGAGCCCCGCTGCAAATCCGCTATCATCCGCAGCCCCTGGAGCAATATGCGGGCCAGGCGGTCAGCGCCGGCCGCGGTTCCGCGAGCCGGGTCTCAACGCCTGAACCACTGCCGCAACGCAGGCCAGCACATACACGCCCACCGCCACCGCCTCGTAGTCGATCATCAGGTGCGGCATGTCCATGCCCGGCAGCAGCAGGGGCAGGGCCAGTACCGCGGCCGTGCCCAGGCCGTAGGCAAGATGCGAGAGCAGGCTGCCGTGATCCGGAATGGCGTTCCGCGCCGGATGTCCACCCGTGCTTGCATTCATGTAGCGATCCTCCTGGCGGTCGCGCCGCCGAAGCTATGACGTGAACTGTTTTCCCGAGGCCAGTTTGGCCATGGGGACGCTGGCGCATTCGTTGAAGATGCGTTTGTCGCAGATGCGGCAGCGGGACTTGTCCAGACGCAGGAAAATGGACTGGATGGCCTCGGACTTGTTGTCGAAGACATGGTCCTCACCGAATTCCGAGATGAATCCAGCCTTCTCCATGCACTGGCGAACCGACTCCCGCAGGTTGGTGAGATAGAGCCCGCCGCCCAGCTTCTCCATGCGCCGCGCCTCGGAGACCAGGAACTCGGCGCCGGCCAGATCGACGAAGTTGATGGCATCGCCGATGATCAGTACGTGTTTCTGGTCCGGGTGTTTTTCGGTCAGGCGTTGCAGGGCATTGGCCACGTGATTGACTGCTCCGAAGAACAGCGAACCCTCGATGCGCAGGATGCGCAGCTGCGGGCACTGTTCCAGCGGCTTGTGTTCGAGCGACACG
This genomic window from Thiohalobacter sp. contains:
- a CDS encoding adenosylcobalamin-dependent ribonucleoside-diphosphate reductase, whose translation is MSDDPFTAAISRDIWDTRYRYRDDAGEHDRSIRDTWRRVAEGAASVEGMASADWARRFYRILDDFRFLPGGRIFAGTGTCHEVTLFNCFVMGVIEDSMDGIFEALKEGALTMQQGGGVGYDFSTLRPKGVRGRRVGGIASGPVSFMRIWDAMCATLLSTGARRGAMMATLRCDHPDIELFIDAKRQPGELRHFNLSVQVTDAFMEAVEADAEWPLVFPDAGLPASEPGLGTVERVWTGQREPVSCRVLKVVRARALWDRIMQATYQYAEPGVLFVDRINDMNNLHWCERITATNPCGEVPLPPYGACNLGSVNLTRFVQAPFSAQAGLDWEGLRQTTAMAVRLLDNIIDLSRFPLPQQQAVERGNRRIGLGLTGLADTLIMLGLSYGEAGARELAARVMETICHTAYRTSIELAAEKGAFPLFEAEPYLASRFVRALPENIRQGIAAQGIRNSHLTAIAPTGTISLLANNVSSGLEPVFDFHYRRKVLQLDGSYREYELEDFALRTWRDLHGDEPLPGAFVDARSLPPDAHLQMQAALQPHVDNAISKTINVPALYPLDAFKGIYRKAWKLGLKGCTTFRPNPVTGEVLSAPEKQASHCCSIEREAD
- a CDS encoding FMN-binding glutamate synthase family protein — its product is MLGAGAYPRPTVVVRRWFFIISSLLVLLIAGLGLAWPGAWWAMAVIGPLIALGIRDSLQTRHTLLRNFPVIGHGRYFMEMIRPEVQQYFIESNIDAFPIEREFRAVVYRRAKGQLDTTPFGTQRDVYRIGYEWASHSLAARPAPGEAPRVVIGGPDCKRPYNASLLNISAMSFGALSKNAVLALNRAAARGGFAHNTGEGGISPYHLEPGGDLIWQIGTGYFGCRTADGRFDPQKFQEQAAQESVRMIELKLSQGAKPGHGGVLPGVKVTEEIARIRGLEPGRTVFSPPAHSAFGNPIEMMEFVAELRRLSGGKPVGFKLCVGRREDFFAICKAMLETGIKPDFITVDGGEGGTGAAPLEFANSVGMPARDAWLFVHSALRGAGLRDDIRLIASGKILSGFHVVRALALGADVCASARGMMLALGCIQSLRCNTNHCPTGITTQDPALYYGLDVTDKAERVARFHAATLHSVMEIVGAMGLDRPCELMPRHIFRRVDDLRVSSLDELYEVLEPGQLVSGEQLPADMRQAWFESRADRWPS